A window of the Methyloprofundus sp. genome harbors these coding sequences:
- a CDS encoding multiple antibiotic resistance protein, whose protein sequence is MLLPLEYSLYAKSIVGVLAIVNPMGAIPTFLSLCAGRTVEDCQKVARTSAIAVALILIIATWAGDLTLSFFGISVAAFRAGGGLLILLMAISMMHVKQSHSQRTPAEAEEANDKECIAVVPLAIPLMAGPGAISMAMINAHQLSGWYDRLILSFGIIGVALSVWVALRYVWQRQLEQSWVLPG, encoded by the coding sequence TAAATCTATAGTTGGCGTACTGGCTATTGTCAATCCTATGGGGGCTATCCCAACCTTTCTTTCATTATGCGCCGGGCGTACAGTTGAGGACTGTCAAAAGGTGGCGCGAACCAGCGCAATTGCCGTTGCTTTGATACTCATTATTGCAACGTGGGCTGGTGACTTGACATTGAGTTTTTTTGGCATTAGTGTTGCTGCTTTTCGTGCAGGGGGAGGCTTGCTTATATTATTGATGGCAATCTCTATGATGCATGTAAAACAGAGTCATTCCCAACGTACACCTGCTGAGGCTGAGGAGGCTAATGATAAAGAATGTATCGCTGTGGTTCCATTAGCTATTCCCTTAATGGCCGGTCCGGGTGCTATTAGTATGGCGATGATAAATGCTCACCAGTTATCTGGTTGGTATGATCGATTGATTTTAAGTTTTGGTATTATCGGGGTTGCCTTGTCTGTGTGGGTTGCGTTACGTTACGTCTGGCAACGCCAATTGGAGCAAAGCTGGGTATTACCGGGTTGA
- a CDS encoding transposase, ISKra4 family, with protein MTTIIHNVDGSITVSVTLALEGNMMEMENTILDAVNSVGCVATGEALKCFDTKGTPIIREGVKLTSKNRDSKKYQTPFGIIEIKRHVYQSSKGGHIFCPLEDSAHTIFAATPKFAQQLSHKYSQGNANSVCLDLKNNHNRIIAKSTIQNVTNWVGSIATAQEEKWEYELPELDEPISTIVFSLDGAYVLMANEGYREAMVGNLSLYDCEGERQHTLYLGEAPEYGKASFKERYEHEITCIKARYPDALYLGIADGAKDNWTFLEQHTQQQLVDFYHVTEYLAKASHAIFPKKSTAIDRKKWLSDRCSQLKNDTGAAQTILEELTPLMESRLTKSIKADLETTLTYFKNNIAKNRMNYASHVNKNLPIGSGVTEAACKTLVKQRLCGSGMRWKTKGAKVVLSLRALVQTTNRWQQFWEKIIQGEAQYLMA; from the coding sequence ATGACAACTATCATCCACAATGTTGACGGAAGCATCACCGTATCAGTTACTTTAGCTCTGGAAGGCAATATGATGGAAATGGAAAACACGATACTGGATGCGGTCAATAGCGTAGGATGCGTAGCCACAGGCGAAGCTTTAAAATGCTTTGATACAAAGGGTACTCCGATTATAAGAGAGGGTGTAAAACTCACGTCTAAAAACAGAGACAGCAAAAAATATCAAACGCCCTTTGGCATCATTGAAATTAAACGTCATGTTTACCAATCGTCAAAAGGAGGGCATATTTTTTGTCCATTAGAAGACTCGGCGCATACTATTTTTGCAGCGACTCCTAAATTTGCACAGCAATTGTCCCACAAGTATTCCCAAGGAAATGCCAATTCAGTTTGTCTTGATTTGAAGAATAATCACAATCGGATCATTGCCAAATCCACGATACAAAATGTAACGAACTGGGTAGGAAGTATTGCGACGGCACAAGAAGAAAAGTGGGAGTATGAGCTGCCTGAATTAGATGAACCCATTAGTACGATTGTTTTCAGTTTAGATGGTGCTTATGTTTTAATGGCAAACGAAGGTTACCGTGAAGCAATGGTTGGTAACCTGTCTTTGTATGACTGCGAGGGTGAACGCCAGCATACTCTCTACTTGGGAGAAGCGCCTGAATATGGGAAGGCAAGTTTCAAAGAGCGGTATGAGCATGAAATCACCTGCATAAAAGCCCGTTACCCCGATGCACTTTATCTTGGTATTGCGGATGGAGCCAAAGATAACTGGACATTTTTAGAGCAACATACTCAGCAACAATTGGTTGATTTTTATCATGTCACTGAATATTTAGCAAAAGCCTCTCATGCTATTTTTCCAAAAAAATCAACGGCTATTGATCGTAAAAAATGGCTGTCAGATCGTTGTTCCCAACTCAAGAATGACACAGGGGCGGCGCAAACCATTTTAGAAGAATTAACGCCATTAATGGAATCTAGGCTCACCAAATCAATCAAGGCGGATTTAGAAACAACGCTCACCTATTTTAAAAATAATATCGCTAAAAACAGGATGAATTATGCCTCACATGTTAATAAAAATTTACCGATTGGTTCGGGCGTGACAGAAGCAGCTTGTAAAACATTAGTTAAACAGCGGCTTTGTGGCTCAGGTATGAGATGGAAAACAAAAGGAGCTAAAGTTGTATTGAGTTTACGTGCATTAGTTCAAACAACAAATAGGTGGCAACAATTTTGGGAGAAAATTATTCAAGGTGAGGCCCAATATTTAATGGCTTAA
- a CDS encoding iron complex outermembrane recepter protein: MKTKLNIAIATALALPTMVYAETEQLATIVVEGSANRPGAMAIAPDSSGFKDTAALLERVPGANVNRNGPLTAIPQYRGMYGNRVNVEVNGANIKEAGPNSMDTPLSHIPAVLTESLKVYLGIAPISSGIETEGGTMEVKTKSGNFAASEGEIESDGALSSGYSSVDNGYFVSGFSSLANENHKLHFGMSKEEGNDYKYNERDNKKVVPTSYDRQAIIAGYDFQANGHELSLNYTNNYTRNSGTPALPMDIVYIKSSIYNADYNWDLGQGYELKTKFFYQNSDHLMDNHSLRMAMMANGAPRLMNNQTNVQGGGWDIQFLMPLFSGEFKTGFTGDIAYHNSDVTMNMAMKPGAMPMNMNVQNFNDATRSRYSFFGEWKGDINDALSTELGLRYTYTTADTDNVSTSNMGLKSAAAKFNSKGHHKDFNNVDLTAILRYAMSEELNFEIGFARKNRAPSYQELYLWAPSQATGGLADGRTYVGNLDLSSETAYQFELGMEWHTGALYFAPRAYYHYINNYIQGTPSALNKPQPSCPTGSMSCLVLQFNNIEAQIYGVDVEGGYEFTDWLRFDAGLNYVRGQRLDGPKGNLYRIAPLNGRTQLTFNNWGFTASVEGIYYAAQDKVASYNNERTTPSYQIMNLRASYEAFDGLVIGTGIENVIDATNYNHLGGYYAPMSDPANGLTQGQRIPMQGRNYYVTLAYQW, translated from the coding sequence TTGAAAACAAAATTAAACATTGCAATAGCAACTGCGCTGGCACTGCCGACGATGGTTTATGCTGAAACAGAACAGTTAGCCACTATTGTTGTTGAAGGCAGTGCTAATAGACCAGGTGCTATGGCGATAGCACCTGATTCATCAGGTTTTAAAGATACCGCTGCATTATTGGAGCGGGTTCCCGGAGCCAATGTTAATCGTAATGGTCCGCTAACGGCGATTCCCCAATATCGTGGCATGTATGGTAATCGAGTCAATGTGGAAGTTAATGGTGCCAATATTAAGGAAGCGGGACCTAACTCGATGGACACACCTTTAAGTCATATTCCTGCCGTATTGACCGAATCATTAAAAGTGTACCTAGGTATTGCTCCCATCAGTAGTGGTATAGAAACAGAAGGTGGCACCATGGAAGTCAAAACTAAAAGTGGAAACTTCGCTGCTTCTGAAGGTGAAATTGAATCAGATGGTGCATTATCATCAGGTTACAGTTCAGTTGATAATGGATACTTTGTTTCCGGCTTTAGTTCACTAGCAAATGAAAATCATAAGCTGCATTTTGGTATGAGTAAGGAAGAGGGTAACGATTACAAATACAATGAGCGTGATAATAAAAAAGTGGTGCCTACCAGTTATGATCGCCAGGCTATTATTGCAGGATATGATTTTCAAGCTAACGGGCATGAGCTTAGTTTAAATTATACGAATAACTATACGAGAAACTCTGGTACTCCTGCCTTACCTATGGATATTGTTTATATAAAAAGCAGTATTTACAATGCGGATTACAATTGGGATCTTGGGCAAGGCTATGAGTTAAAAACAAAATTCTTTTATCAGAACTCGGATCACTTAATGGATAATCATTCACTAAGAATGGCTATGATGGCAAATGGTGCTCCCCGGCTGATGAATAATCAGACAAATGTCCAAGGCGGTGGCTGGGATATTCAATTTTTAATGCCTTTATTTTCGGGGGAATTTAAGACTGGGTTTACCGGAGATATTGCATACCATAATTCTGATGTCACTATGAATATGGCGATGAAGCCGGGTGCAATGCCCATGAATATGAATGTTCAGAACTTTAATGATGCAACTCGATCCCGCTATAGTTTTTTTGGTGAATGGAAAGGGGATATTAACGATGCATTAAGCACTGAACTGGGGCTTCGATATACTTATACAACGGCAGATACAGATAATGTATCGACTAGCAATATGGGGCTGAAATCTGCGGCGGCAAAATTTAACAGTAAAGGTCATCATAAGGATTTTAATAATGTCGACTTAACTGCCATTTTGCGTTACGCCATGAGTGAAGAATTAAATTTTGAAATTGGTTTTGCCAGAAAAAACAGAGCACCGTCTTATCAGGAACTATACTTATGGGCACCTTCTCAGGCAACTGGTGGTTTGGCTGATGGAAGGACTTATGTCGGTAATTTAGACCTAAGCAGTGAAACAGCGTACCAGTTTGAATTGGGTATGGAGTGGCATACAGGTGCTCTTTATTTTGCTCCGCGTGCTTATTATCATTACATTAATAATTACATCCAGGGTACGCCATCCGCACTCAACAAGCCGCAACCGAGTTGTCCAACTGGAAGTATGAGTTGTCTGGTACTGCAGTTTAATAATATTGAAGCTCAAATCTATGGTGTTGACGTAGAAGGTGGGTATGAGTTTACAGACTGGTTGCGTTTTGATGCCGGTTTAAATTATGTTAGAGGTCAGCGTCTTGATGGTCCAAAAGGTAATTTATACCGCATAGCGCCACTCAATGGTCGTACGCAATTAACTTTCAATAATTGGGGGTTTACTGCCTCGGTTGAGGGTATTTACTATGCGGCACAAGATAAAGTCGCTTCTTATAATAATGAACGCACAACACCCAGTTATCAAATCATGAATCTCCGCGCCAGTTATGAGGCATTTGATGGTCTGGTTATTGGCACTGGGATTGAAAATGTTATTGACGCAACGAACTATAATCACTTAGGTGGTTATTATGCCCCCATGTCTGATCCCGCGAATGGTCTAACTCAAGGGCAGAGGATTCCAATGCAAGGTCGTAACTATTATGTGACTTTGGCTTATCAATGGTAA
- a CDS encoding two-component system, NtrC family, nitrogen regulation response regulator GlnG — translation MMNKDNFPKLNGISLLLVDDDPAIIRSLGRSLRGLGATVRSAGSVKEAGLALASFRPDVVLSDLQLKDGEGLELVSLYLNHVPDGHFYLITGYGSVENAVKSIKLGVKDYFQKPLDPVVLAQRLLDDLPHPEASKRQLEPYLLFKDPLMEQALCDLPQIASNSQSVLIHGESGTGKELVARAVHELSSVSEGPFIALNCGAIPESLLEDELFGHEKGAFTGAQKMRKGHFEQAHGGTLFLDEIGEMPLNFQVRLLRVLEDGMIQRVGSEQSIAVKVRIIAATHRNLEKAVTSGLFRQDLLYRLNILPIQLPPLRMRPADIQLLAKHFLQRALQDMQHCPPWPELDAESLALLTCYDWPGNVRELRNIMTRLAVRLPNEIKHVDVQWVSGLLPQRSEALHSGQGVFIPAGASLAEAEQILIDAALAASGGNRIEAAKSLGMGERTLRRKLNHC, via the coding sequence ATGATGAATAAAGATAACTTTCCTAAACTCAATGGTATTTCTCTATTACTGGTGGATGATGACCCCGCTATCATTCGCAGTCTGGGCAGATCTCTACGTGGGTTGGGAGCAACGGTACGCAGTGCAGGCAGCGTAAAAGAAGCAGGGCTAGCCTTGGCAAGTTTTCGACCGGATGTCGTTTTATCTGATTTACAGCTTAAGGACGGCGAAGGCTTAGAGTTGGTGAGTCTTTATCTTAACCATGTGCCTGACGGCCATTTTTATTTGATTACCGGCTATGGTAGTGTGGAAAACGCAGTGAAGTCAATTAAGCTGGGTGTTAAGGATTATTTTCAAAAACCGCTGGATCCCGTTGTACTGGCACAACGCTTACTTGACGATTTACCTCATCCTGAAGCATCCAAGCGACAGCTTGAACCCTATTTATTGTTTAAAGATCCACTGATGGAACAGGCTTTGTGTGATTTGCCACAGATTGCCAGTAATAGTCAATCGGTACTGATTCATGGTGAATCGGGTACAGGTAAAGAACTTGTTGCCCGTGCTGTACATGAGTTAAGCTCAGTTTCCGAAGGTCCGTTTATCGCCTTGAACTGTGGTGCTATTCCTGAATCCTTACTGGAAGATGAGCTGTTTGGGCATGAAAAAGGAGCTTTTACTGGTGCACAAAAAATGCGTAAAGGGCATTTTGAGCAGGCGCATGGGGGGACGTTATTTCTGGATGAAATTGGTGAAATGCCATTAAACTTTCAAGTGCGTTTATTACGCGTCTTAGAAGATGGCATGATTCAGCGAGTAGGCAGTGAGCAGTCTATCGCTGTTAAGGTGCGTATTATTGCAGCGACCCATAGAAATCTGGAAAAAGCCGTGACATCAGGCCTTTTTAGACAGGATTTATTATACCGTTTGAATATTCTTCCCATTCAGTTACCGCCTTTACGCATGCGTCCCGCTGATATTCAGCTGCTTGCAAAACACTTCTTACAGCGCGCTTTACAGGATATGCAGCACTGTCCGCCCTGGCCTGAGCTTGATGCAGAAAGTCTTGCCTTATTGACCTGCTATGACTGGCCGGGTAATGTACGGGAATTACGCAATATCATGACCCGTCTTGCGGTACGATTGCCTAACGAAATCAAACACGTTGATGTTCAATGGGTATCCGGGTTATTGCCACAAAGATCTGAAGCATTACATTCAGGGCAGGGGGTTTTTATTCCAGCAGGAGCTAGCTTAGCGGAAGCCGAGCAAATTTTGATTGATGCCGCTTTAGCTGCAAGTGGGGGTAATCGTATTGAGGCGGCAAAGAGCCTGGGCATGGGGGAGCGAACCTTACGCCGTAAACTTAATCATTGCTAG
- a CDS encoding transposase, IS4 family encodes MKKSSRLSLRLQIRSFKNTFFQLNDLPFKGLIPDSLIEAIHQSGNVRSTVFTPLVTLRAFLFQVLSSTGACKEAVAHVLVERISLDYNANSMNTGPYCKSRLRLQLSHLKEAVTSSGKVLHNQASSNWLWNGFRVMLVDGTTLLMPDTDSNQKTYPQQKAQKQGLGFPIVRLVGLVSLATGACIDYAIGPYQGKRTGETSLFSDLIQSLCKQDLLLGDRYYTSYANIALLTKQGTLLVFRQQSTVKSDFRLGQHLGAKDHIIIVKKPKKKTVWISDAAWAELPDELLIREFSVKGIVYVTTLMNAKNYPKKSLAELYHQRWKIEVDFRTIKTHMGMEMLRCKTAEMVKKEIAVHLLAYNLIRANIARAACLNDKEPRHLSFMAAAQLMRNTASLCITLTGVALGKIIHPLLVAIAQSEIGQRSRPNQPRVIKRRPKGYPLMTKPRSEYATS; translated from the coding sequence ATGAAAAAGTCTAGCCGATTAAGCCTACGCTTACAAATCCGATCTTTTAAAAATACCTTTTTTCAGCTCAATGACCTTCCTTTTAAAGGACTAATACCTGATAGTTTAATTGAAGCCATTCATCAATCAGGGAATGTTCGTAGCACCGTTTTTACTCCTTTAGTGACACTGAGAGCCTTTTTGTTTCAAGTGCTCAGTTCAACTGGGGCTTGTAAGGAGGCAGTTGCACATGTTTTAGTCGAGCGAATTAGCTTGGATTATAATGCAAACTCCATGAACACTGGGCCTTATTGTAAATCCCGACTAAGACTGCAACTCTCTCATTTAAAAGAAGCTGTCACCTCTTCGGGTAAAGTATTGCATAACCAAGCATCAAGTAACTGGTTGTGGAATGGTTTTCGAGTTATGCTGGTCGATGGCACGACCTTGCTTATGCCCGATACGGACAGTAACCAGAAAACCTACCCTCAACAAAAGGCACAAAAGCAAGGGCTGGGATTCCCAATTGTACGATTGGTAGGTCTTGTGTCATTAGCAACAGGAGCTTGCATTGATTATGCCATCGGCCCTTACCAAGGCAAAAGAACGGGTGAAACATCACTATTTTCTGATTTGATTCAGTCTCTTTGTAAGCAAGATTTACTTCTCGGAGACCGCTATTACACGTCTTACGCCAATATTGCTCTCCTGACAAAACAGGGAACGTTACTGGTTTTTAGACAACAGAGTACCGTAAAAAGCGATTTTCGCCTAGGACAGCACCTTGGCGCAAAAGACCATATTATCATCGTTAAAAAACCGAAGAAAAAAACTGTATGGATATCCGATGCAGCATGGGCAGAGTTACCTGATGAGCTTTTGATTCGTGAGTTTTCAGTCAAAGGAATAGTCTATGTTACAACGCTAATGAATGCTAAAAATTATCCCAAAAAATCCTTGGCTGAATTGTATCACCAGCGCTGGAAAATTGAGGTGGACTTTAGAACAATAAAAACACATATGGGGATGGAGATGTTACGATGCAAAACAGCGGAGATGGTTAAGAAAGAGATTGCAGTACATCTCTTGGCCTATAACCTTATACGCGCAAACATTGCCAGAGCTGCCTGTCTTAATGACAAAGAACCCCGCCACCTAAGTTTTATGGCGGCTGCTCAGTTGATGCGTAACACTGCCAGTTTGTGTATCACTCTAACGGGAGTAGCATTAGGTAAAATAATACACCCTCTCTTAGTTGCCATAGCTCAATCGGAAATTGGGCAACGATCCAGACCAAACCAACCAAGAGTTATTAAGCGAAGACCGAAGGGATATCCATTAATGACGAAACCAAGAAGTGAATATGCAACTAGTTGA